A region of Sesamum indicum cultivar Zhongzhi No. 13 linkage group LG7, S_indicum_v1.0, whole genome shotgun sequence DNA encodes the following proteins:
- the LOC105166599 gene encoding OTU domain-containing protein DDB_G0284757 isoform X1 gives MYELDPDVVRWGLHLIDVCSLTNDGSQRTITCYEKDISMTESVEEGFNDPAYSIMENDEVIAQALQEELSRLAVVEASGSASSGEQYQKASVLAQDWVGPSERHLNSEYQSNQEEEGNNDAVLVEPEESSMENEDQNVLPEIEDESVLDDELGKRLNQMVPVPHVPKINGNIPSVDEATSDHERLLNRLQLYDLEELKILGDGNCQFRSLSDQIYRSPDHHKFVREQVVNQLKSRAELYEDYVPMAYSDYLKKMSKNGEWGDHITLQAAADWFGIKIFVITSFKDTCYIEILPQSQKSNRTIFLSFWAEVHYNSIYPLGELPSVEEKKKKRWWW, from the exons ATGTATGAGCTAGATCCTGATGTTGTTCGGTGGGGTCTTCACCTCATAGATGTTTGCTCTTTGACGAATGATGGTTCTCAACGAACTATTACTTGTTATGAGAAGGACATCTCGATGACTGAGTCTGTGGAAGAAGGTTTTAATGATCCAGCATACTCTATCATGGAGAATGACGAAGTAATTGCTCAAGCTCTTCAGGAAGAATTATCAAGGCTTGCTGTTGTCGAGGCATCAGGATCTGCGTCTTCAGGGGAACAATATCAGAAAGCATCTGTTCTTGCTCAGGATTGGGTTGGTCCTTCAGAACGACACTTAAATTCTG AGTATCAAAGTAATCAAGAAGAGGAGGGAAACAATGATGCAGTTTTAGTTGAACCTGAAGAATCATCAATGGAGAATGAGGATCAGAATGTCTTACCAGAGATAGAAGATGAATCAGTTCTTGATGACGAGTTGGGCAAAAGGCTGAATCAGATGGTCCCGGTTCCT CATGTTCCTAAAATTAATGGAAACATACCGTCTGTTGATGAGGCCACATCTGATCATGAGAGGCTGTTGAACAG ATTGCAGTTATACGACTTAGAAGAACTAAAAATTCTGGGAGATGGGAACTGTCAG TTCCGTTCGTTGTCGGATCAAATATATCGGAGCCCAGATCATCACAAATTTGTGAGAGAGCAAGTAGTGAACCAG CTTAAGTCCCGAGCTGAGCTGTATGAAGATTATGTTCCCATGGCTTATAGTGATTACTTGAAGAAAATGAGCAA AAATGGGGAATGGGGCGATCATATCACATTGCAGGCTGCGGCAGATTGG TTCGGCATCAAGATCTTTGTCATTACGTCGTTCAAGGATACATGCTATATTGAGATTCTTCCACAAAGTCAGAAGTCAAATAGAA CTATATTCTTGAGCTTCTGGGCTGAAGTGCACTATAACTCGATTTATCCGTTAGGAg AACTGCCATCGGtggaggagaagaaaaagaagcgaTGGTGGTGGTGA
- the LOC105166599 gene encoding OTU domain-containing protein DDB_G0284757 isoform X2, with the protein MYELDPDVVRWGLHLIDVCSLTNDGSQRTITCYEKDISMTESVEEGFNDPAYSIMENDEVIAQALQEELSRLAVVEASGSASSGEQYQKASVLAQDWVGPSERHLNSEYQSNQEEEGNNDAVLVEPEESSMENEDQNVLPEIEDESVLDDELGKRLNQMVPVPFRSLSDQIYRSPDHHKFVREQVVNQLKSRAELYEDYVPMAYSDYLKKMSKNGEWGDHITLQAAADWFGIKIFVITSFKDTCYIEILPQSQKSNRTIFLSFWAEVHYNSIYPLGELPSVEEKKKKRWWW; encoded by the exons ATGTATGAGCTAGATCCTGATGTTGTTCGGTGGGGTCTTCACCTCATAGATGTTTGCTCTTTGACGAATGATGGTTCTCAACGAACTATTACTTGTTATGAGAAGGACATCTCGATGACTGAGTCTGTGGAAGAAGGTTTTAATGATCCAGCATACTCTATCATGGAGAATGACGAAGTAATTGCTCAAGCTCTTCAGGAAGAATTATCAAGGCTTGCTGTTGTCGAGGCATCAGGATCTGCGTCTTCAGGGGAACAATATCAGAAAGCATCTGTTCTTGCTCAGGATTGGGTTGGTCCTTCAGAACGACACTTAAATTCTG AGTATCAAAGTAATCAAGAAGAGGAGGGAAACAATGATGCAGTTTTAGTTGAACCTGAAGAATCATCAATGGAGAATGAGGATCAGAATGTCTTACCAGAGATAGAAGATGAATCAGTTCTTGATGACGAGTTGGGCAAAAGGCTGAATCAGATGGTCCCGGTTCCT TTCCGTTCGTTGTCGGATCAAATATATCGGAGCCCAGATCATCACAAATTTGTGAGAGAGCAAGTAGTGAACCAG CTTAAGTCCCGAGCTGAGCTGTATGAAGATTATGTTCCCATGGCTTATAGTGATTACTTGAAGAAAATGAGCAA AAATGGGGAATGGGGCGATCATATCACATTGCAGGCTGCGGCAGATTGG TTCGGCATCAAGATCTTTGTCATTACGTCGTTCAAGGATACATGCTATATTGAGATTCTTCCACAAAGTCAGAAGTCAAATAGAA CTATATTCTTGAGCTTCTGGGCTGAAGTGCACTATAACTCGATTTATCCGTTAGGAg AACTGCCATCGGtggaggagaagaaaaagaagcgaTGGTGGTGGTGA
- the LOC105166600 gene encoding uncharacterized protein LOC105166600, with protein sequence MAARRILSLLAVKNPQNHLPRVICRDFHPSPNSFFRSYEQYTRRFQTLAEASNPVVENPVERESCSPNPDPGTSACIPDSENNMATIMHQVNSSLKVSERHDLVMMFTCKVCDTRSIKTVCRESYDKGVVVARCDGCNNLHLIADRLGWFGEPGSVEEFLAARGEEVKKGSVDTLNLTLEDLAGRKNVDI encoded by the exons ATGGCGGCTCGGCGGATTCTGTCTCTCCTCGCTGTGAAAAACCCCCAAAATCACCTCCCCAGAG TAATCTGCCGGGATTTTCATCCGTCGCCAAACTCATTCTTTCGCAGCTATGAACAGTATACTAGAAGATTTCAGACACTTGCAGAAGCCAGTAATCCAGTGGTGGAGAACCCAGTGGAACGTGAAAGTTGCAGTCCAAACCCTGATCCCGGCACAAGTGCATGTATCCCTGATTCAGAAAATAACATGGCCACGATAATGCACCAAGTAAATTCTAGCTTAAAGGTATCTGAAAGACACGACCTCGTCATGATGTTCACATGCAAAGTTTGTGATACAAGATCCATCAAGACGGTTTGTCGCGAATCATATGACAAAGGTGTGGTTGTTGCTAGATGTGACGGTTGCAACAATTTGCACCTGATTGCTGATCGATTGGGATGGTTTGGAGAGCCCGGCAGCGTTGAGGAGTTTTTGGCCGCCCGTGGAGAGGAAGTGAAAAAGGGATCAGTTGATACTTTGAATCTCACTCTTGAGGATCTTGCTGGGAGGAAAAATGTTGATATCTGA
- the LOC105166601 gene encoding methyltransferase-like protein 1, giving the protein MGSPECIRSSTKRDNEEDVEVNIDSVRDDEDWDCDDKRKQRSSKSRKAGSGEELDGLDSSGRKRSSYDRHESRKRVGGSSRADSDQDDYETRKESRSKQMKKKPEENTLDVLSTWYQDGETENKLDAVEKHGSRGYSRAEETERKKSTSKYSEHDIDVEKLSDRDSRDSVRRDNSREKGYGYAEHGRRRRWDEPDNIVKTVEYGEKSDVKSGKSTDPKLEGSSERERSDTLESESVDVRSRGFESMTDKGVKFNDREERRVDSERSKRGRSEFLEEDSKGSLAREDILNKERFEEHRQPRNPTRDIIDGYARSLNADEDVNTWVRDKSRRDVDNSNMSRTPEKIGKRESDNFELDYERSSTLRRKELGKDGSWDDRSKGRDDSWGDRNRDRDNVKDTWKRKQDKETRDNETTYDSIRDWDLPRRGRDRIDGRIGGRKDGSRTEAVKTSSKYGISNENYDVIEIQTKPFDYGREDSRSIFARNGEAIQQSDTKLAPDGEEFAYSREERSRNTHGSVQTGEDGKDRFMDGGLAMQDPNSWRDDDDYQGEKSRGQKGGLSNRGSGGSVPPHGNQETSSFGRTASQGGRGNRIGRVGRGRPTGRDSQQAGIPIPLVGSPFGPLGLPPPGPMQSLPPNMSPAPGPISPGVFIPQFQPPIAWPGARGVEMNMLGVPPGLPPVPPGPLGPRFSPNLGNAPSGPLVFSPAGPGRGMPPSMSAPNFNVMAPVGRSQQQDKASGGWVPPRTNAPPGKAPSRGEQNDYSQNFVDTGMRPQNFIRELELTSVVEDYPKLRELIQKKDEIVSKSASPPMYYKCDLREHVLSPEFFGTKFDVILVDPPWEEYVHRAPGVTDHMEYWTFEEIMNLKIEAIADTPSFIFLWVGDGVGLEQGRQCLKKWGFRRCEDICWVKTNKTNATPGLRHDSHTLFQRSKEHCLMGIKGTVRRSTDGHIIHANIDTDVIIAEEPPYGSTAKPEDMYRIIEHFALGRRRLELFGEDHNIRSGWLTVGKGLSSSNFNSEAYVRNFSDKDGKVWLGGGGRNPPPEAPHLVLTTPEIEALRPKSPMKNQQQMQQQQSASISLTTANSSNKRPTGNSPQNHNAPNLNQEASSSNIPSPAPWASPMEAFKGREGGHLPSDGQMYDMYGYSAQFGPPTGDFLDYESHRGMNML; this is encoded by the exons ATGGGCTCTCCTGAATGTATAAGAAGTTCAACGAAACGGGACAATGAGGAGGATGTAGAGGTAAACATTGATAGTGTTAGGGATGATGAGGACTGGGATTGTGATGATAAGAGAAAACAACGCTCAAGCAAATCTAGGAAAGCAGGAAGTGGTGAGGAACTTGATGGATTGGATAGCagtggaagaaaaagaagttcGTATGACAGACATGAAAGTCGAAAGAGAGTGGGTGGCTCGAGCAGAGCTGATAGTGATCAGGATGACTATGAAACCAGAAAAGAGTCGCGCTCTAAGCAGATGAAGAAAAAGCCAGAAGAGAATACATTAGATGTACTGAGCACTTGGTATCAAGATggagaaacagaaaataagCTTGATGCTGTGGAAAAACATGGGAGTAGAGGATATAGTCGAGCTGAAGAGACTGAGCGAAAGAAATCAACTTCAAAGTACTCAGAGCACGACATTGATGTGGAAAAGCTATCAGATAGAGATTCAAGAGATTCAGTGAGAAGGGATAATAGCCGAGAAAAGGGATATGGGTATGCTGAGCATGGAAGAAGGAGGAGATGGGATGAGCCTGACAACATTGTGAAAACTGTTGAATACGGAGAAAAATCTGATGTAAAAAGTGGCAAGTCTACTGACCCTAAACTTGAAGGTTCTagtgaaagagaaagaagtgATACTTTGGAAAGCGAATCAGTTGATGTTAGAAGCCGAGGTTTTGAGTCAATGACGGACAAAGGTGTAAAGTTTAATGACAGAGAGGAGAGACGAGTTGATTCAGAAAGGAGCAAGAGAGGAAGGTCTGAATTTCTTGAGGAAGACAGTAAGGGAAGTTTAGCACGTGAAGATATATTGAATAAAGAGAGATTTGAGGAGCATAGACAACCAAGAAATCCAACTCGAGATATTATTGACGGCTATGCAAGGTCTTTAAATGCTGATGAGGATGTTAATACATGGGTGAGGGACAAAAGTAGGAGAGATGTAGATAACTCCAATATGTCCAGGACACCTGAGAAGATTGGAAAGCGTGAATCAGATAATTTTGAGCTGGATTATGAAAGAAGCTCTACTTTGAGGAGAAAGGAACTGGGAAAAGATGGCTCCTGGGATGATAGATCAAAAGGAAGAGATGATAGTTGGGGTGACAGGAACAGGGACCGTGACAATGTTAAAGATAcatggaaaagaaaacaagacaAGGAAACTAGAGATAATGAAACAACCTATGATAGCATCAGGGACTGGGACTTGCCCAGACGTGGTCGTGACAGGATTGATGGTCGCATTGGTGGTAGAAAAGATGGAAGCAGGACTGAAGCTGTGAAAACCTCATCAAAGTATGGAATATCAAATGAGAATTATGATGTGATTGAAATTCAAACCAAGCCATTTGATTACGGAAGAGAAGATTCTAGATCCATCTTTGCAAGAAATGGTGAGGCCATTCAGCAATCTGACACAAAACTGGCTCCCGATGGCGAGGAGTTTGCGTATTCAAGGGAGGAGAGATCACGAAACACACATGGATCTGTACAAACCGGTGAAGATGGAAAAGATAGATTCATGGATGGTGGTCTTGCAATGCAGGATCCAAATTCGTGGAGGGACGACGATGATTATCAGGGAGAGAAATCAAGAGGGCAGAAAGGTGGTTTGTCCAATCGTGGTAGTGGTGGCTCTGTACCTCCACATGGAAACCAGGAGACGAGTTCATTTGGTAGAACTGCCTCACAGGGTGGCAGAGGAAACAGAATTGGGAGAGTAGGACGGGGTAGGCCTACTGGAAGAGACAGTCAACAGGCTGGCATTCCAATACCCTTGGTAGGATCACCTTTTGGACCACTTGGATTGCCCCCTCCTGGACCAATGCAATCTTTACCTCCTAACATGTCCCCTGCTCCAGGTCCTATTTCTCCTGGAGTCTTTATTCCACAGTTTCAACCCCCAATTGCATGGCCAGGAGCTCGCGGTGTTGAGATGAACATGCTTGGTGTTCCACCTGGTCTACCACCTGTTCCCCCTGGACCGTTGGGACCTAGATTCTCCCCTAATCTAGGAAATGCACCAAGTGGTCCTTTGGTCTTCAGTCCAGCAGGACCTGGAAGAGGGATGCCTCCCAGTATGTCTGCTCCCAATTTTAATGTGATGGCTCCAGTAGGTCGCAGTCAGCAGCAAGATAAAGCCTCTGGAGGATGGGTTCCACCTAGAACTAATGCCCCGCCTGGCAAAGCTCCATCTAGAGGAGAGCAGAATGATTACTCTCAGAACTTTGTTGACACTGGGATGCGGCCACAGAATTTTATTAGGGAGCTGGAGCTCACTAGTGTCGTGGAGGACTATCCAAAGCTTCGGGAgcttatacaaaaaaaagatgagATTGTTTCCAAATCTGCTTCACCTCCTATGTACTACAAATGTGACCTGAGAGAGCACGTACTTTCTCCAGAGTTCTTTGGGACCAAGTTTGATGTCATTCTTGTAGACCCACCATGGGAGGAATACGTTCATCGAGCTCCTGGTGTAACTGACCATATGGAGTACTGGACATTTGaagaaataatgaatttaaagaTTGAG GCAATTGCTGATACTCCATCTTTCATTTTCCTCTGGGTTGGTGATGGTGTTGGCCTAGAGCAAGGCCGACAATGTCTGAAGAAG TGGGGATTTCGCAGATGTGAAGATATATGCTGGGTGAAgacaaataaaacaaatgcAACTCCTGGATTACGCCATGATTCTCATACTCTGTTTCAACGCTCCAAG GAACATTGCTTGATGGGCATAAAAGGGACTGTACGTCGTAGTACAGATGGTCATATCATTCATGCCAACATTGACACTGATGTAATAATTGCTGAGGAGCCTCCTTATG gttCAACTGCAAAGCCTGAGGATATGTATCGAATCATTGAGCATTTTGCTCTTGGCCGAAGAAGACTTGAGCTTTTTGGTGAAGACCATAATATTCGGTCTGGATGGTTGACAGTCGGTAAAGGATTGTCCTCATCGAATTTTAATTCTGAG GCATATGTCAGGAACTTTTCGGATAAGGATGGGAAAGTATGGttaggaggaggaggaagaaaccCACCACCCGAGGCACCTCATCTCGTCCTGACAACCCCTGAAATAGAGGCTCTTCGGCCCAAGTCACCAATGAAGAACCAGCAGCAAATGCAACAGCAGCAGTCAGCTTCCATCTCCCTGACAACGGCTAATTCCAGCAACAAAAGGCCTACTGGAAATTCACCTCAAAATCATAACGCCCCTAATCTGAACCAAGAAGCTTCTAGCTCCAACATTCCGTCTCCAGCTCCATGGGCTTCTCCAATGGAAGCATTTAAGGGACGAGAAGGTGGGCATCTGCCTTCTGATGGCCAGATGTACGATATGTATGGGTACAGTGCACAGTTTGGTCCACCTACTGGAGACTTTTTAGATTATGAATCTCACAGAGGAATGAATATGTTGTAG
- the LOC105166602 gene encoding probable acetyltransferase NATA1-like has translation MAAAAAPPPPPSAAPITLPDSNPSGQPLFTRIRLATAEDVPHIHKLIHQMAVFERLTDLFHATPADLSATLFPPNPPPPFTSFTVFLLELSSIPFLATANPHFPPLLNSVLLDLPIDDPERESFRSRANDVNIIGNDVIVGGFVLFFPNYSTFLAKPGFYIEDIFVRECYRRKGLGKMLLTAVAAQAAKMGYGRVEWVVLDWNVNAITFYEQMGAQILPEWRICRLSGEVLQAYAHVNL, from the coding sequence ATGGCAGCAGCTGCAGCCCCACCGCCTCCGCCTTCCGCCGCCCCCATCACTCTACCGGATTCCAATCCTTCAGGCCAGCCACTCTTCACCCGCATACGTCTCGCCACCGCGGAGGACGTTCCCCACATCCACAAGCTCATCCACCAAATGGCCGTCTTCGAGCGCCTCACCGACCTCTTTCATGCCACCCCCGCCGACCTTTCGGCCACCCTCTTTCCCCCAAATCCGCCGCCTCCTTTCACTTCTTTCACCGTGTTCCTCCTCGAGCTCTCCTCCATCCCTTTCCTAGCCACCGCCAACCCCCATTTTCCCCCGCTCCTCAACTCCGTCCTCCTCGACCTTCCAATAGACGATCCCGAAAGAGAATCGTTCAGAAGCAGAGCTAATGATGTCAATATTATTGGAAATGACGTGATTGTTGGTGGGTTCGTTTTGTTTTTCCCCAACTATTCTACCTTTCTGGCGAAACCCGGGTTTTATATCGAGGATATATTTGTGAGGGAGTGTTATAGGAGGAAGGGACTGGGGAAGATGCTGCTGACGGCGGTGGCTGCTCAGGCGGCGAAAATGGGGTACGGCCGAGTGGAGTGGGTGGTGCTCGATTGGAATGTGAATGCCATTACGTTTTATGAGCAGATGGGGGCGCAGATATTGCCGGAGTGGAGGATTTGTAGGCTGAGTGGTGAAGTACTTCAGGCGTATGCTCATGTTAACCTCTGA